The window ACGGTTGGTCAGTGCAAGTTCAGCGAGATCATCGCCAAGATTTCCGGCGCTGGCAAGATGGCTTCGACCGTTGGTGGAACGTCCATCATCGGCACGAACGTCGCCGGCGATACGGTCTACACGGCTTCCGGTGAGAGTGCAATTTCGATCTACGCTGGCGGCACGGGTGTCGGCAACTCGATCGGCGGCATCACGTTCAGCATCACGGACACGCAGGGCAACATCAACAAGTCCGCGAATGCTGTCCTCGACGCTTTCACCGAGACGGTTCGTGCGCAGGATAACTCGCAGGACAACTCGATGAACTTCCAGATCGGCACGCGTGCCAACCAGGCGATCCGCGTCGGCATGACCGATATGCGCGCCCAGGCTCTCGGCCTCCAGGGTTCGGACGGCTCCACGCTGAACATCAGCACGCGCGACAAGGCGAATGCTGCCATCAACGTTCTTGACAACGCGATCAGCAAGGCACTCGACCAGCAGACGACGATCGGCGCTGTTCAGAGCCGCTTGAACTACACGAGCCAGAACTTGACGACGGCAAGCGAGAACGTCCAGGCTTCCGAGTCCACCATCCGCGACGCCGACATGGCAAAGGCGATGACGAACTACACGAAGAACAACGTTCTCATGCAGGCTGCTCAGGCTATGCTCGCTCAGGCGAACCAGTCCAGCTCCGGCGTTCTCAGCCTGCTCCAGTAATTTCGTCAAAATTACACAAAGAGCAAAAAAGAACCTCCCCAGAAGGGGAGGTTCTTTTTTGCTCTTTGTCGTTTTAAGTTTCGTTCTGCTTATCACGATAACAAGACATGAGCTTATCGGGAGGGCATCATGAAAATATCTGCCTGCTATATCACGAAAAATGAAGAGCGAAATATCGCCCGCTCCTTGCAGAGTCTGGCAGACGCTGTGGATGAAATCGTCGTGGTCGATACGGGATCGACGGATAAGACAAGAGAAATTGCTGAGGCGCTGGGAGCGCGCGTATTGGATTTTTCCTGGCAGGACGATTTCTCCGCTCCGAGAAATTTCGCTGTTGAAGCAGCTTCAGGGGATTGGATTGTTTTTCTTGATGCAGATGAGTGGTTTGTCGAACCGCAAGGTGTGCGCAGTACGATTGAAGCGGAGATCGGCGCCGCTCCCAATCTGGAAGCGATGATGCTTCTGCGCCTGAATCTCGACGACCAAGGCAAAGAATTTTCACGCGACAGAAGTCTGCGCATATTTCGCAATGCACCATGGCTGCGCTATCATGGAAAGATTCATGAAAATGTATACAGCAGCAAAGGCCGTCTGCGAGTTTCCTATCCCGAAGGACTCGTACTCAATCATGACGGTTATCGCGGCGGCATGATTGAGGAAAAAATCGAACGCAACCTGTCCCTGATGCTCAAGGACATTGAGAAGAATGGTCATGCGGAGCGATTTTATCCCGGACTTACGGATTGTTTCTACCACCTTCGACAATACGAACGCTGTTTGGAGATGGCATTTTCGGGGTTGGAATTCCCTACGTATCCACGAGATACCCGCAGGGGCCTTTATCATGTTGCACTGGAAGCCATGCGATCCCTTAGCCTTCCCTTGGACTTGATGTGTGATCTTATGGATTGTGCACAGGCGGAGTTT of the Selenomonas sputigena genome contains:
- a CDS encoding glycosyltransferase family 2 protein, with amino-acid sequence MKISACYITKNEERNIARSLQSLADAVDEIVVVDTGSTDKTREIAEALGARVLDFSWQDDFSAPRNFAVEAASGDWIVFLDADEWFVEPQGVRSTIEAEIGAAPNLEAMMLLRLNLDDQGKEFSRDRSLRIFRNAPWLRYHGKIHENVYSSKGRLRVSYPEGLVLNHDGYRGGMIEEKIERNLSLMLKDIEKNGHAERFYPGLTDCFYHLRQYERCLEMAFSGLEFPTYPRDTRRGLYHVALEAMRSLSLPLDLMCDLMDCAQAEFPHLPEFYAEKGILLSCRGELEEAVCNLEKAAVLFEAAREDEVFPYFYKGGGIAYERLAQIYRVLGRYDLAALNFLKSSCFHGGMPPSAKELLEEMCRICGIQMKEFAGNGSTMMLPALLQKRLLQGRRSASPAMARMCRCGLLLVAAARVPRAKAEMLAFLPKTLQEKWNGYEIVKKKKEIDDAHIGMLDYTK
- a CDS encoding flagellin is translated as MALVVKNNMMAVNTLNTLNKNQSALSTSLKQVSSGMKINGAVDDASGYAISERMRVQIRSLDQDNQNTQNGNSMMKVAEGAVSSTVDILKTLKEKVINAANDTNTDDDRATIQKELNQSIDQINDNANITFNGKYLVDGTHNQKVTATTTTFTNQAMSTATEGASALTALLDRTGRNLNIHSQDTITVSYVNQGKTVTTSFTVGQCKFSEIIAKISGAGKMASTVGGTSIIGTNVAGDTVYTASGESAISIYAGGTGVGNSIGGITFSITDTQGNINKSANAVLDAFTETVRAQDNSQDNSMNFQIGTRANQAIRVGMTDMRAQALGLQGSDGSTLNISTRDKANAAINVLDNAISKALDQQTTIGAVQSRLNYTSQNLTTASENVQASESTIRDADMAKAMTNYTKNNVLMQAAQAMLAQANQSSSGVLSLLQ